One segment of Theileria parva strain Muguga apicoplast, complete sequence DNA contains the following:
- a CDS encoding ribosomal protein S4 — MIYNIKKLKTLRKFNLTNIYELTTKTNIIFKKKKHIYKEYKLPTNIKILKILYDVKDKKLKYSFNKFLFVNIYKFLKILKSRLDFVLFNNNLFSTINQSKQNISHKHIFLNNTIARHPSYCVKNLDIIHLYNISCDQIIKKLIYNHIIRNITINKICRKTCKPILIKQIILKFDMNNLNNTMCNKNFKIQINKTKTSDYYIKHKI, encoded by the coding sequence GTGATATACAATATAAAAAAATTAAAAACATTAAGAAAATTTAATTTAACTAATATATATGAATTAACTACTAAAACAAATATAATATTTAAAAAAAAAAAACATATATATAAAGAATACAAGTTACCTACAAATATAAAAATACTTAAAATTTTATATGATGTTAAGGACAAGAAATTAAAATACTCTTTCAACAAATTTTTATTTGTAAACATATATAAATTCTTAAAAATTTTAAAATCCAGATTAGATTTTGTTTTATTTAATAATAATTTATTTTCAACTATAAATCAATCAAAACAAAATATATCACATAAACATATATTTTTAAACAATACAATTGCAAGACATCCAAGTTATTGTGTTAAAAATTTAGATATTATACATTTATATAATATATCTTGCGATCAAATAATAAAAAAACTTATATATAATCATATAATTAGAAATATAACTATAAATAAAATTTGTAGAAAAACATGTAAACCTATATTAATTAAACAAATTATTTTAAAATTTGATATGAACAATTTAAATAATACAATGTGTAATAAAAATTTTAAAATACAAATAAATAAAACTAAAACTAGTGACTATTATATTAAACATAAAATTTAA
- a CDS encoding ribosomal protein L4, giving the protein MFSDNTIFSQLILNIKFGLTIKNKLIYCFNIFINKFLNSNKKILYDIKKNIKNNMFNFRNKLNFNKSKKNIVSKKRTGKSRSGSSSSHTLRKGLLWFGLRNIKLKEKKFNKNLLNSLLIDNKNIITINNLEIIKFIYYITYNNNNLFKISSINTFYLNSIHNYKHLINNKKCINIVY; this is encoded by the coding sequence ATGTTTAGTGATAATACTATATTCAGCCAATTAATATTAAATATAAAATTTGGTTTAACAATTAAAAATAAACTTATTTATTGTTTTAATATATTTATAAATAAATTTTTAAACAGTAATAAAAAAATATTATATGACATAAAAAAAAATATTAAAAATAATATGTTTAATTTTAGAAATAAACTAAATTTTAATAAAAGTAAAAAAAATATTGTTTCCAAAAAAAGAACTGGTAAATCAAGGTCAGGATCATCGTCATCACATACTCTTAGAAAAGGTTTATTGTGGTTCGGTTTAAGAAATATAAAATTAAAAGAAAAAAAATTTAACAAAAATTTATTAAATAGTTTACTAATTGATAATAAAAATATAATAACTATTAATAATTTAGAAATAATTAAATTTATATATTATATTACATATAATAATAATAATTTATTCAAAATAAGTAGTATAAATACTTTTTATTTAAATTCTATACACAATTATAAACATTTAATAAACAATAAAAAGTGTATAAATATAGTGTATTAA
- the rpl2 gene encoding ribosomal protein L2, which produces MVIFKINYNKKIGKNNYGRIVTRHREKGRKSLYIPIDLNYFNYETDKKFYIRLLSTESNHMYRNTKLILGLSMEGKTKGQLRYIIKPNKKSLGDLIKFTEKTSKHFGDINYLNNFDINDKLYSLEFKPKIKSKICLSAKCVSILLNKENNLIKIKLPSNKIKKLNNKCYAVYGNSEKVISNFKQKAGTERLFGNRPKVRGSAMNACDHPHGGGEGKAPIGRRSICSFKGKKTKGVKTVKFKNDYIK; this is translated from the coding sequence ATGGTAATTTTCAAAATAAACTATAATAAAAAAATAGGTAAAAATAATTATGGTCGCATAGTAACTAGACATAGAGAAAAGGGTAGAAAATCGTTATATATACCTATAGATTTGAATTATTTTAATTATGAAACAGATAAAAAGTTTTATATAAGACTGCTTAGTACGGAATCTAATCACATGTATAGAAATACAAAACTAATTTTAGGTTTAAGTATGGAAGGTAAAACTAAAGGACAATTAAGATATATAATAAAACCAAACAAAAAATCATTAGGTGATTTAATAAAATTTACGGAGAAAACTAGCAAACACTTTGGAGATATTAACTACTTAAATAATTTTGATATAAACGATAAGTTGTATAGTTTAGAATTTAAACCTAAAATAAAATCTAAAATTTGTTTATCAGCAAAATGTGTTTCTATACTTTTAAACAAAGAAAATAATTTAATAAAAATAAAATTACCTTCAAACAAAATAAAAAAATTAAATAATAAATGTTACGCTGTTTATGGTAATTCTGAAAAAGTAATTTCAAATTTTAAGCAAAAAGCTGGTACTGAAAGACTTTTTGGTAATAGACCTAAAGTAAGAGGTTCAGCTATGAACGCTTGTGACCATCCTCATGGTGGTGGAGAAGGTAAAGCTCCAATTGGTAGAAGATCAATATGTTCTTTTAAAGGTAAAAAAACTAAAGGAGTTAAAACAGTTAAATTTAAAAATGATTATATTAAATAA
- a CDS encoding ribosomal protein S19 — protein sequence MIILNKWKKIFLDKNTYLKNKNRNLNKYFVFKTYNRNLKLSSLFNNTTIKVYNGIRFIPIKVNSLKFGLKCRYIINNV from the coding sequence ATGATTATATTAAATAAATGGAAAAAAATATTTTTAGATAAAAATACTTATCTAAAAAATAAAAATAGAAACTTAAATAAATATTTTGTCTTTAAAACATATAATAGAAATTTAAAATTATCTTCTTTGTTTAATAACACTACAATAAAAGTATATAACGGTATTCGATTCATACCAATAAAAGTTAATTCATTAAAATTTGGATTAAAATGCAGATATATAATTAATAATGTCTAA
- a CDS encoding ribosomal protein S3: MSKIVSPLLLRFKNIPNYLNTIHIKLNNNKHYLTYFKFFQLLLNFIYLFKTKIGKYKNFSNKLLYINSNYYDFFSVHISLIFYNLKKNKALLFLYKNIIKLSNYINYFIKFNLYASNYFVFIHMKKLKYYKNNIYYVITSIKNFIEKNKNFKVRIIYFINSLFKSDKYNRKINIIGAKCLYSGCLYKNSKKKSFKYARGNTSLSFVMSNVVYAKKSVKTDNGMVGIKVWLYR, translated from the coding sequence ATGTCTAAAATAGTATCTCCTTTATTGTTAAGATTTAAAAATATACCTAATTATTTAAATACAATACATATAAAACTAAATAATAATAAACACTATTTAACCTATTTTAAATTTTTTCAATTATTATTGAATTTTATTTATTTATTTAAAACAAAGATAGGTAAATATAAAAATTTTTCAAATAAATTATTATATATTAATTCGAATTATTACGATTTTTTTAGTGTGCATATATCTTTAATATTTTATAATTTGAAAAAAAATAAAGCATTATTATTTTTGTATAAAAATATAATAAAACTTTCTAATTATATTAATTATTTCATAAAATTTAATTTATATGCAAGTAATTATTTTGTTTTTATACATATGAAAAAATTAAAATATTATAAAAATAATATTTATTATGTTATAACATCTATAAAAAATTTTATAGAAAAAAATAAAAATTTTAAAGTAAGAATCATATATTTTATTAATTCTTTATTTAAATCAGATAAATATAATAGAAAAATAAATATAATAGGTGCAAAATGTCTATATTCAGGATGTTTATATAAAAACTCCAAAAAAAAATCATTTAAATACGCAAGAGGAAATACATCATTATCATTTGTAATGTCTAATGTAGTATATGCTAAAAAAAGTGTGAAAACTGACAATGGTATGGTAGGTATCAAAGTTTGGCTATACAGATAA
- a CDS encoding ribosomal protein L16 has product MVNLLLNTHNKKYKSNHMYKLKNIKKNIKLDYGDWGIVTCKSDIITPNQIEACRCCIVRNMRNKGKIWIKVRPTHIISKKPKDSRMGSGKGTMFKLLYILKPGEIIFEGMKTPLDNLVKIFNLINKRLNIKIKLILKKNVL; this is encoded by the coding sequence ATGGTTAATTTGCTATTAAATACTCATAATAAAAAATATAAGTCTAATCATATGTATAAATTAAAAAACATAAAAAAAAATATTAAACTTGATTATGGAGATTGGGGAATTGTAACATGTAAAAGTGATATTATAACACCGAACCAAATCGAAGCTTGTAGATGTTGTATTGTTAGAAATATGAGAAATAAAGGTAAAATTTGGATAAAAGTACGTCCTACTCATATAATATCTAAAAAACCTAAAGATTCTAGAATGGGATCAGGAAAAGGTACAATGTTTAAATTATTGTATATTTTAAAACCAGGAGAAATTATATTTGAAGGAATGAAAACACCTTTAGACAATTTAGTTAAAATATTTAATTTAATTAATAAAAGACTAAATATTAAAATTAAACTTATATTAAAAAAAAATGTTTTATAA
- a CDS encoding ribosomal protein L14 yields the protein MSNLGAILKTSDNSGIQKLKNIHIIDKNKKLKVNNKSVSVIKKGRNMKFDCKKSDMVRVLIVCAKNLDFVVNKGTKFSTNSAVLFDQNKICCKKIKGLVSSIIKGYIYGSKVNFKKAKFI from the coding sequence ATGAGTAATTTAGGTGCAATATTAAAAACGTCTGATAACAGTGGTATACAAAAATTGAAAAATATACATATCATCGATAAAAATAAAAAGTTGAAAGTAAATAATAAATCTGTTTCAGTAATAAAAAAAGGAAGAAATATGAAATTTGATTGTAAAAAATCCGATATGGTTCGTGTGTTAATAGTATGTGCAAAAAATTTAGATTTTGTTGTTAATAAGGGCACAAAATTTAGTACTAATTCTGCTGTATTATTCGATCAAAATAAAATTTGTTGTAAAAAAATAAAAGGATTAGTTTCTTCAATTATTAAAGGATATATATATGGATCAAAAGTTAATTTTAAAAAAGCTAAATTTATATAA
- a CDS encoding ribosomal protein S8 — MITNKVKYNKFNRQLYEKLSSTNSIKNLKYIKLNNNIRRITFDKNFDYIKILHKPSSYFKLNNKNLIKTKKKLKSGYLILSTPLGVMTDKKAILYGIGGTVLLYINKTLNE, encoded by the coding sequence ATGATAACAAATAAAGTTAAATATAACAAATTTAATCGTCAACTATATGAAAAACTTTCATCTACTAATAGTATAAAAAATTTAAAATATATAAAATTAAATAATAATATACGTCGTATAACATTTGATAAAAATTTTGATTATATTAAAATACTTCATAAACCTTCTTCTTATTTTAAATTAAACAATAAAAATCTCATAAAAACAAAAAAAAAATTAAAATCAGGTTATTTAATTTTATCAACACCTTTAGGAGTAATGACAGATAAAAAAGCTATATTATATGGTATTGGCGGTACTGTATTGTTATATATTAATAAAACCCTTAATGAATAA
- a CDS encoding ribosomal protein L6, whose product MVLAVLYCYILIKPLMNKNKIGLIFDKYANWLYTFIKDCFDNEKFILYINKFIYKFTLTNKKFLNSKIDYKFLNLFNKILLKTIKILKETKSINIIVSKIAYPNLLIQNKLIIKINNLRNTIIYLPHINDVQINLSNAKDKFIHLSSKNIEYVTNLASLIKNIKKIDVCTHVGMYYSDEKIIIRKRKSQKKT is encoded by the coding sequence ATGGTATTGGCGGTACTGTATTGTTATATATTAATAAAACCCTTAATGAATAAAAATAAAATAGGCTTAATATTTGATAAATATGCTAATTGGCTATATACATTTATAAAAGATTGTTTTGACAATGAAAAATTTATTTTATATATAAATAAGTTTATATATAAGTTTACACTTACCAATAAAAAATTTCTTAACTCAAAAATTGATTACAAATTTTTAAATCTTTTTAATAAAATCTTGTTAAAAACAATAAAAATTTTAAAAGAGACAAAATCAATAAATATAATTGTAAGTAAAATTGCGTATCCGAATTTATTAATACAAAATAAATTAATAATAAAAATTAATAATTTGAGAAATACTATAATATATTTACCACATATTAATGATGTCCAAATAAATTTAAGTAATGCAAAAGATAAATTTATACATTTGTCGTCAAAAAATATAGAATATGTCACTAACTTAGCTTCCCTTATTAAAAATATAAAAAAAATAGATGTTTGTACTCATGTCGGTATGTATTATTCGGATGAAAAAATAATTATTAGAAAAAGAAAATCTCAAAAAAAAACGTAA
- a CDS encoding ribosomal protein S5, giving the protein MNFNINLILKKILLKNQKNNINNIYLDNYDNNIYTNTKNYTPDMRIYKNNIFKLICPFSKKILYNKTKLKKPFYKKKIVQKIILKIHRTSLTLKRSRVFRYKIITCVGTNRQWVGIGEGKNRLFKRSYSKSVNTAKQNVYNLNFECNDYKQLKYKGCTFKALNMTENRKNLKMYDNLIKVSGYQKIKLVSYSSKTSINVLKSILHNF; this is encoded by the coding sequence ATGAATTTTAATATAAATTTAATATTAAAAAAAATTTTGTTAAAAAACCAAAAAAATAATATTAATAATATATATTTAGATAACTATGACAATAATATTTATACAAATACTAAAAATTATACACCAGATATGCGCATTTATAAAAATAATATTTTTAAATTAATTTGTCCTTTTAGTAAAAAAATATTATATAATAAAACAAAGTTAAAAAAACCATTTTATAAAAAAAAAATAGTACAAAAAATTATTTTAAAAATTCACAGAACTTCGTTAACATTAAAACGTAGTAGAGTTTTTAGATATAAAATTATAACATGTGTTGGAACAAATAGACAATGGGTCGGAATAGGAGAAGGTAAAAACAGGTTGTTTAAAAGATCATATTCAAAATCTGTGAATACAGCTAAACAAAATGTGTATAATTTAAATTTTGAATGTAATGATTATAAACAGCTAAAATATAAAGGATGCACATTTAAAGCTCTTAATATGACAGAAAATAGAAAAAACCTAAAAATGTATGATAATTTAATTAAAGTTTCTGGATACCAAAAAATAAAATTAGTTTCATACTCGTCAAAAACTTCTATAAATGTATTAAAATCTATATTACATAATTTTTAA
- a CDS encoding ribosomal protein L36: protein MKTKTSIKQICNLCKIVRRNKRLVNTCKLHKNHKHKQK from the coding sequence ATGAAAACAAAAACGTCCATAAAACAAATATGTAATCTTTGCAAAATAGTAAGACGTAATAAGAGGTTAGTAAATACTTGTAAGTTACATAAAAACCACAAACATAAACAAAAATGA
- a CDS encoding ribosomal protein S11: MNIKYITKKHNKNYNSIVVCVSFKMNNIFISISKIIKFMGLFSFSRLLKSYSCGLCNFKNKNKNSIKVYNIISRKLKAFLIHNNFKKINLIFKSNKRIKYIFLNILLNTIYADKLIKISSIYVSISIPHNGCKLKKRRFL; encoded by the coding sequence ATGAATATAAAATATATAACAAAAAAACATAATAAAAATTATAATTCGATTGTAGTTTGTGTATCTTTTAAAATGAATAATATATTCATATCGATAAGTAAAATTATTAAATTTATGGGACTTTTTTCTTTTAGTAGATTGTTAAAATCATACTCATGTGGGTTATGCAATTTTAAAAATAAAAATAAAAATTCTATTAAAGTTTATAACATTATTTCACGAAAATTAAAAGCTTTTTTAATACATAATAATTTTAAAAAAATAAATCTAATATTTAAAAGTAATAAAAGAATAAAATATATTTTTTTAAATATATTATTAAATACTATCTATGCTGATAAACTTATCAAAATAAGTAGTATTTATGTAAGTATATCTATACCACATAACGGATGCAAATTAAAAAAACGTAGATTTTTATAA
- the rps12 gene encoding ribosomal protein S12 translates to MTTLNQSIKRKKQNKKKITVLNHNPQLEGFLCSIISMSPKKPNSAKRKVGIIELKNNKKIKAYIPGERSVVRDKTRVLIRGGNTRDLPGVNHKIVLNMMNCREDKPRHNKRSKYGVKKIKAKKR, encoded by the coding sequence ATGACAACTTTAAATCAATCCATAAAAAGAAAAAAACAAAACAAAAAAAAAATAACTGTACTTAATCATAATCCTCAACTAGAAGGATTTCTCTGCAGCATAATATCTATGTCTCCTAAAAAACCGAATTCTGCAAAAAGAAAAGTAGGTATTATTGAACTGAAAAATAATAAAAAAATAAAAGCATATATACCAGGAGAAAGATCTGTAGTAAGAGATAAAACTAGAGTTTTAATAAGAGGAGGCAATACAAGAGATTTACCTGGTGTTAATCATAAAATTGTTTTAAATATGATGAATTGTCGTGAAGATAAACCAAGACATAATAAAAGATCTAAATATGGTGTTAAAAAAATTAAAGCGAAAAAACGTTGA
- a CDS encoding ribosomal protein S7 has protein sequence MVLKKLKRKNVENSAKKAVQYYNPFILNLLLNCINKNGKKNVCKNLVFNSSINIIKNNCFVEYFENLVLKPILPFKIISEKNKSKYIYTSAYKSISNLILNVCKFIRKHKKKVSFDFYFKNEINKLLNKNSNLHTLKKQFKVIFKNTSTINKKNIKKKSEKNLSINIIKLKKISMKYFNNYFTYHFLNYNSNNEHSFYSKKIFNTQSLIIKKNIKKLKYLKTI, from the coding sequence ATGGTGTTAAAAAAATTAAAGCGAAAAAACGTTGAAAATAGTGCTAAAAAAGCTGTACAATATTACAACCCATTTATATTAAATTTATTATTAAATTGTATTAATAAAAATGGTAAAAAAAATGTATGTAAAAATTTAGTATTTAATTCGTCTATAAATATAATAAAAAATAATTGTTTTGTAGAATACTTTGAAAATTTAGTACTAAAACCAATATTACCATTTAAAATTATTTCTGAAAAAAATAAATCTAAATATATATATACCAGTGCTTATAAATCTATTTCTAATTTAATATTAAATGTGTGTAAATTCATAAGAAAACATAAAAAAAAAGTATCTTTTGATTTTTATTTCAAAAATGAAATTAATAAATTATTAAATAAAAATAGTAATTTACACACATTAAAAAAACAATTTAAAGTAATATTCAAAAATACAAGTACTATTAATAAAAAAAATATTAAGAAAAAATCTGAAAAAAATTTGAGTATTAATATTATAAAATTAAAAAAAATTAGTATGAAATATTTTAATAACTATTTTACTTATCACTTTTTAAACTATAACAGTAATAATGAGCATTCATTTTATTCAAAAAAAATTTTTAACACACAATCCTTAATAATAAAAAAAAATATTAAAAAATTAAAATATTTAAAAACAATATAA
- the tufA gene encoding elongation factor Tu — translation MSKEQFLRNKPHVNIGTIGHVDHGKTTLTSAITSVLKLKGCTEKSYSYEDIDSTKEEKKRGITINTTHVEYESDLRHYAHIDCPGHADYIKNMIIGAVQMDGAILVISLEDGPMPQTIEHLLLAKQIGIKKLVVFLNKEDKVDDEEIIFFIKEETKSMLDKYGFDSTLTPLITGSALKALEEIKLLKEIDLNNKWISKVINLIDTVDSYIEKPERNLNKPFLMPIEDSFYITGRGTVVTGRIENGIVKLNDKVELYGYDKSKLTSVIGIEMFNKGLSQGESGDNVGLLLRGIIKEDVKRGHVVAKPKSLKFYSEFKATLYILTSKEGGRTNPFKIGYKPQFFIRTLDITGEIKKLYSTTNENNTLELAIPGDNINANISLSKSIVLEKELRFSVREGGKTIGHGIIIDLIK, via the coding sequence ATGTCAAAAGAACAATTTTTAAGAAATAAACCTCATGTAAATATAGGTACTATTGGACATGTAGACCATGGTAAAACCACTTTAACTTCTGCTATAACATCAGTTCTTAAGTTAAAGGGATGCACAGAAAAATCTTATTCTTACGAAGATATAGATTCTACAAAAGAAGAAAAAAAAAGAGGTATAACTATTAATACTACACATGTTGAATATGAAAGTGATTTAAGACATTACGCTCATATTGATTGTCCTGGACACGCTGATTACATAAAAAATATGATAATAGGTGCAGTTCAAATGGACGGTGCTATATTAGTAATATCGTTAGAAGATGGTCCTATGCCTCAAACAATAGAACATTTATTATTAGCTAAACAAATAGGTATAAAAAAATTAGTAGTATTTTTAAATAAGGAAGATAAGGTTGATGATGAAGAAATTATATTTTTTATAAAAGAAGAAACAAAAAGCATGTTAGATAAATATGGATTCGATTCAACATTAACACCTTTAATAACTGGATCCGCCTTAAAAGCCTTAGAAGAAATTAAACTTTTAAAGGAAATAGATTTAAATAATAAATGGATATCAAAAGTAATAAATTTAATTGACACTGTAGATAGTTATATTGAAAAACCTGAAAGAAATTTAAACAAACCATTTTTAATGCCTATAGAAGATAGTTTTTATATAACTGGACGTGGAACAGTTGTTACTGGTAGAATAGAAAATGGTATAGTAAAATTAAATGATAAAGTGGAACTTTATGGATATGATAAATCTAAACTTACTTCTGTTATAGGTATAGAAATGTTTAATAAGGGACTGTCTCAAGGTGAATCTGGTGATAATGTTGGGTTACTTTTACGTGGTATAATTAAAGAAGACGTTAAAAGAGGTCATGTTGTAGCTAAACCTAAATCTTTAAAATTTTATTCTGAATTTAAAGCAACATTATATATATTAACTTCAAAAGAAGGTGGTAGAACTAATCCATTTAAAATTGGATATAAACCACAATTTTTTATAAGAACTTTAGATATAACAGGTGAAATAAAAAAATTATACTCAACAACAAATGAAAATAATACTTTAGAATTAGCCATACCAGGTGACAATATAAATGCCAACATATCTTTATCAAAATCAATAGTACTTGAAAAAGAATTAAGATTCTCTGTGAGAGAAGGTGGTAAAACTATTGGTCATGGTATTATAATAGATTTAATAAAATAA